The Streptomyces sp. NBC_00224 genome contains the following window.
GCACCCTCACCTCCCCTCGCCCCGGAATCACTCCATGGGGTGAATTAGGTATCGGTTCGCTTACAGACGGCAACTTCCCTGCGGTCTGTGCAGTCAGTTGGTGCAGTAAGAGACGACAGGCAGACAGGCATACGGAGCACTCCGGGGAGTACATATGCACATCAGGGGCGACCACGTCGAGCTGGTCGTCGGGGGCCGCCTCGACGTCCGCAGCGCGGCGGACGCCCGTACGGTCCTGCACTCGGCCGTCGACGACGGAGCCGGCGATCTGGTGCTCGACCTGACCGAGCTGGACTCCTGGGATGCCACGGGCCTCGGCGTGATCATGGGCGCCCACCGGCGGGCCGGCCGCTGCGGCCGGCGGCTCGTGCTGCGGGGCGTGCCGCCCCAGATGCAGCGCCTGCTGGTGGCGACCCGGCTGCACCGCATCCTCGCCATCGAGGGCGGCATCGCCGCGGAGGCGCTGCCGCGCGTGTGAGCGTGCGCGGCGCCACCGCCGTACGAGGCTCGTACGGCCCACTTGAGCACGACCTGTGCGGCACTTGTGCA
Protein-coding sequences here:
- a CDS encoding STAS domain-containing protein, whose translation is MHIRGDHVELVVGGRLDVRSAADARTVLHSAVDDGAGDLVLDLTELDSWDATGLGVIMGAHRRAGRCGRRLVLRGVPPQMQRLLVATRLHRILAIEGGIAAEALPRV